From the Hylaeus volcanicus isolate JK05 chromosome 4, UHH_iyHylVolc1.0_haploid, whole genome shotgun sequence genome, one window contains:
- the LOC128874925 gene encoding phosphate carrier protein, mitochondrial, giving the protein MWPSILDAVKMNPFGTPFVTAKCQGQNELTQSLVKNHHIAAASTPAGDSCEFGSNKYFLLCGLGGILSCGITHTMITPLDLVKCRIQVDSEKYKSVFNGFRVTVAEDGTRGLAKGWAPTFFGYSIQGMFKFGLYEVFKVYYAALAGEEMSYEYRTSLYLVSSASAEFFADIGLAPFEAAKVRIQTMPGFANTLREALPKIYGDEGLGGFYKGLVPLWLRQIPYTMMKFACFERTLELLYKYVVPKPRLECTKGEQLVVTFAAGYIAGVFCAIVSHPADSVVSKLNQEKGASAGDVLRKLGFAGVWKGLGPRIVMIGTLTGAQWFIYDAVKVWLRMPRPPPPEMPESLKKKYGVA; this is encoded by the exons ATGTGGCCCTCAATATTGGACGCAGTCAAAATGAATCCCTTTGGAACACCTTTTGTGACAGCTAAATGTCAGGGGCAGAACGAGCTCACGCAGTCACTCGTCAAGAATCATCACATTGCCGCAGCCTCCACCCCTGCTGGTG ACAGTTGCGAGTTTGGATCGAACAAATACTTTCTGCTATGCGGTTTGGGAGGCATCCTGTCATGTGGTATCACTCACACCATGATCACACCCCTGGATCTGGTAAAATGTCGAATTCAAGTAGAttcagaaaaatacaaatcggTCTTCAACGGTTTCAGA GTGACAGTGGCTGAGGATGGAACACGAGGTTTGGCAAAAGGTTGGGCTCCGACATTCTTTGGTTATTCTATTCAAGGAATGTTCAAATTCGGTCTCTATGAAGTCTTCAAAGTATATTATGCGGCACTTGCTGGAGAAGAAATGTCGTATGAATATAGGACAAGTTTATATCTTGTTTCTTCGGCATCTGCAGAATTTTTTGCTGATATTGGTCTAGCTCCATTTGAAGCTGCTAAA GTCAGAATTCAAACCATGCCAGGATTTGCAAATACTTTGAGAGAAGCATTACCAAAAATATATGGTGATGAAGGTCTTGGTGGATTCTACAAAGGGCTGGTACCTTTGTGGCTTCGTCAAATTCCATACACAATGATGAAGTTTGCTTGTTTCGAGCGAACGCTTGAGCTCTTGTACAAGTATGTAGTTCCTAAGCCACGACTAGAGTGTACAAAGGGTGAACAGTTGGTTGTCACCTTTGCAGCTGGATACATTGCTGGTGTATTTTGCGCAATTGTGTCTCACCCTGCTGATTCT GTTGTATCAAAACTGAATCAAGAGAAGGGAGCATCTGCTGGCGACGTTCTGAGAAAACTTGGTTTCGCCGGTGTATGGAAGGGTCTTGGCCCTCGTATCGTTATGATTGGTACATTAACAGGAGCACAATGGTTTATTTATGATGCTGTGAAAGTGTGGCTTCGTATGCCCCGCCCACCACCACCAGAAATGCCAGAATCGCTCAAGAAGAAATACGGAGTGGCTTAA
- the LOC128875547 gene encoding 28S ribosomal protein S18c, mitochondrial: MIRTFVTAQTLRNVSNRVPIFLYRNKSSEAFTSNTETTDVTPDPDLPTISENPFKKERKVCILCKHKIEPTFKNVRLLSQFQSRYTGRIYGKHITGLCEYKQKRVEEEILKAQSAGLMGIMTRDPKYANDPKLFDPNYPFKPHPF; this comes from the exons ATGATTCGAACGTTTGTTACAGCTCAGACTTTAAGAAATGTTTCGAACAGAGTCCCAATATTTCTGTATCGTAATAAAAGCAGCGAAGCATTTACTTCCAATACAGAAACAACCGACGTGACACCCGATCCAGATCTG CCAACAATCTCTGAAAATCCGTTTAAGAAAGAGCGGAAAGTATGCATTTTGTGTAAGCACAAGATAGAACCAACTTTCAAGAATGTACGCTTATTATCGCAATTTCAAAGTCGTTACACGGGTAGAATTTATGGAAAACATATAACTGGATTATGcgaatacaaacaaaaaagagtggaagaagaaatattgaaagcgCAATCTGCTG GTTTAATGGGCATCATGACAAGAGATCCCAAATATGCTAACGatccaaaattatttgatcCAAACTACCCATTCAAACCACATCCATTTTAA
- the LOC128875545 gene encoding swi5-dependent recombination DNA repair protein 1 homolog isoform X2, translated as MFKFEPPISNMSAKPFRNSKGVNRPFRSPFSTPKNDNTKNNTNTPESNTCETPLRVSVSKRLLFQTPPTKKLRLSNETYINQTDEQNKELRQSDLDSLKKRIQEKQELINNLKTTLLYKKKNKAEDLETAIKKWTDACQNALRDYQNDLQERNGRSVKMVEILSSLGIEPNTVQFYINDDTFL; from the exons ATGTTTAAATTTGAACCACCtatttc aAACATGAGTGCCAAACCATTTAGAAACAGTAAAGGTGTAAATAGACCATTTCGTTCTCCATTTAGTACTCCTAAAAATgacaatacaaaaaataatacaaatactcCAGAATCAAATACCTGTGAAACACCATT GAGGGTTTCTGTATCAAAAAGATTACTTTTTCAAACACCTCctacaaaaaaattacgtttaaGTAATGAGACCTACATAAACCAAACAGATGAACAAAATAAGGAGTTACGTCAGAGTGATTTGGATtcactaaaaaaaagaatacaagaGAAACAagagttaattaataatttgaaaactaCATTgctgtataaaaaaaag AACAAAGCTGAAGATTTAGAAACTGCCATTAAAAAATGGACAGATGCTTGCCAAAATGCTCTTAGAGATTATCAGAATGATTTGCAAGAAAGAAATGGACGATCTGTGAAGATGgttgaaattttatcttcattaGGAATAGAACCTAATACAGTCCAGTTTTACATTAATGATgatacatttctttaa
- the LOC128875545 gene encoding swi5-dependent recombination DNA repair protein 1 homolog isoform X1 codes for MLSRRQCLVKVKAHSTLINMSAKPFRNSKGVNRPFRSPFSTPKNDNTKNNTNTPESNTCETPLRVSVSKRLLFQTPPTKKLRLSNETYINQTDEQNKELRQSDLDSLKKRIQEKQELINNLKTTLLYKKKNKAEDLETAIKKWTDACQNALRDYQNDLQERNGRSVKMVEILSSLGIEPNTVQFYINDDTFL; via the exons ATGCTCAGTCGGCGTCAGTGTCTCGTAAAGGTTAAGGCACACTCAACACTGAT aAACATGAGTGCCAAACCATTTAGAAACAGTAAAGGTGTAAATAGACCATTTCGTTCTCCATTTAGTACTCCTAAAAATgacaatacaaaaaataatacaaatactcCAGAATCAAATACCTGTGAAACACCATT GAGGGTTTCTGTATCAAAAAGATTACTTTTTCAAACACCTCctacaaaaaaattacgtttaaGTAATGAGACCTACATAAACCAAACAGATGAACAAAATAAGGAGTTACGTCAGAGTGATTTGGATtcactaaaaaaaagaatacaagaGAAACAagagttaattaataatttgaaaactaCATTgctgtataaaaaaaag AACAAAGCTGAAGATTTAGAAACTGCCATTAAAAAATGGACAGATGCTTGCCAAAATGCTCTTAGAGATTATCAGAATGATTTGCAAGAAAGAAATGGACGATCTGTGAAGATGgttgaaattttatcttcattaGGAATAGAACCTAATACAGTCCAGTTTTACATTAATGATgatacatttctttaa
- the LOC128875545 gene encoding swi5-dependent recombination DNA repair protein 1 homolog isoform X3 — protein sequence MSAKPFRNSKGVNRPFRSPFSTPKNDNTKNNTNTPESNTCETPLRVSVSKRLLFQTPPTKKLRLSNETYINQTDEQNKELRQSDLDSLKKRIQEKQELINNLKTTLLYKKKNKAEDLETAIKKWTDACQNALRDYQNDLQERNGRSVKMVEILSSLGIEPNTVQFYINDDTFL from the exons ATGAGTGCCAAACCATTTAGAAACAGTAAAGGTGTAAATAGACCATTTCGTTCTCCATTTAGTACTCCTAAAAATgacaatacaaaaaataatacaaatactcCAGAATCAAATACCTGTGAAACACCATT GAGGGTTTCTGTATCAAAAAGATTACTTTTTCAAACACCTCctacaaaaaaattacgtttaaGTAATGAGACCTACATAAACCAAACAGATGAACAAAATAAGGAGTTACGTCAGAGTGATTTGGATtcactaaaaaaaagaatacaagaGAAACAagagttaattaataatttgaaaactaCATTgctgtataaaaaaaag AACAAAGCTGAAGATTTAGAAACTGCCATTAAAAAATGGACAGATGCTTGCCAAAATGCTCTTAGAGATTATCAGAATGATTTGCAAGAAAGAAATGGACGATCTGTGAAGATGgttgaaattttatcttcattaGGAATAGAACCTAATACAGTCCAGTTTTACATTAATGATgatacatttctttaa